One part of the Mytilus trossulus isolate FHL-02 chromosome 11, PNRI_Mtr1.1.1.hap1, whole genome shotgun sequence genome encodes these proteins:
- the LOC134690344 gene encoding calmodulin-like, whose amino-acid sequence MTGENTNDSNSDKYKKEIRKAWNVLDQNGDNQVNASEIVRGSRVLGMNPTLQEAEKWIADIDENKNGYIGYDEFETMMTQYYDVLDYQEQEIRKAFKRFDTDGTGFLDHTQLKRALRNIGDQLTEEECDEFFNLTDTNNDGKIDIEEFVVLFTAK is encoded by the exons ATGACTGGTGAAAATACAAACGATTCAAATTcagataaatacaaaaaag aaataagaaaagCATGGAATGTCCTTGATCAGAATGGAGATAACCAAGTCAATGCTAGTGAAATAGTTCGTGGTTCTAGGGTATTAGGCATGAACCCTACTTTGCAAGAGGCAGAAAAATGGATTGCCGATATTGACGAAAATA AAAACGGATACATTGGATATGATGAATTCGAAACAATGATGACGCAATATTATGACGTACTTGATTACCAGGAACAGGAAATAAGAAAAGCATTTAAACGGTTTGACACAGACGGAACAGGATTTCTGGATCACACACAATTAAAAAGAGCTCTTAGAAATATTGGTGACCAACTGACGGAGGAGGAATGTGATGAATTCTTTAATCTAACTGATACTAACAACGATGGAAAAATAGACATCGAAG
- the LOC134691056 gene encoding uncharacterized protein LOC134691056 produces the protein MDSQDKPEDGDKLNKIKLRKKKRSTAKGQFHRVFNRFKEQTKTENGEVLQEILKDMEHAYEKLEGEHSAYLNILDSDDETEGDIINTANSDMDKNYSQLCDARADLVMINRKNKEDKSKVNTTKEHPNTVKVKRLEAPTFSGNVREYPSFRNDYSKLMTPDPFALKQCLSGEALKTVQGVDDNFTAMFKRLDMKYGREERIAESVLYELKSLKKVSDGDNKGFIQTIDIIELCWLDLCKMKMEREMDTATMMSQIEVLLPTIQKREWAIRKQRDRSLKFKDFMNFLLEEKNAMEYIESDLREGATSIKSAAHVVQVGEDQSSIQVLLKENQVIMKQMVNGLAQVTEAVQRRRPNQDTDGKFDRQNQNKALNQKKCWYHETDRHDIGQCYAFFNLDEQSKVQLLRKNGCCFSCLKTGHLSRDCSRRNPCDIINEDHTKCGKYHHPALHGIPVSALAFHNSMDIVNDDRGREDVILMVSNVTCNGIQVATLWDPGSNISLITRELAGKLNLKGRNVTLSVTKVGNSTDSIQSKEFILPLSDAHGETWQIKVYGMDEITADVSKVNVQNVVNLFRGIKTSDIVRPTGKIELLIGTDCCALLPTKIDQIGNLQLMKNQFGYCLRGSHTMLQSYENINNNAVRINHASGIIHNINDMHIENLPLKESIDKFYEIESLGISCTPKCGNCKCGKCPIGNNNYTIQDERELIMIRNGLNYDSASQKWEASYPWKRSPSELPNNVNSAKAKLLSTEKRLHKMGKEYSESYQNQIEDMVKRNVARKLTEKEIQQYEGPVHYIHHHEVLKPESKSTPIRIVFNSSASYMGHVLNEYWAKGPNVINDLLGVLLRFRQERVATAGDISKMYNSVNLSLLDQHTHRFVWRDMDSSKLPDHYVLQTVTFGDKPSGAIATIALQMTADMCSHTYPDTAQMINKNSYVDDILVSKETMNEAKNLIQNCDNILHKGGFAIKHWIVSGDSNDEMEGLNVVRTDEEKILGMIWQPMSDTFTLKIKLNFSPKRKGVRTGFNLNAQQIDDIPQNLTRRMVLSQVSSIYDPLGLVTPYILSAKLLMRSMCTKSDIGWDTPLDEQLTTTWIEFFRGLFELENIKVPRRLKPEFTIGSPTLVIFSDASQVAYGACAYVRWQTGNNYETRLLFSKNRIAPTKQLSIPRLELCAAILAARMRQKIIQEMDWEFVKVIHITDSMIVRAQIQKESYGFGTFVATRVAEIQSITDPTDWYWIQGNLNPADLVTRPTQPDILDENSVWQRGPEFMRESIDCWPTRQDSTIESKQLPDVVSVTLCIDKRNVKIAPTLIDIDISRFSRLEKLLRVTALVLSIIKRKTFRGTFHTLNTKSIKQAEHMWVKEAQGEITENFMTLFQRLGPYKRQDGIIVVGQRMADWIKESWNQTEFVLIPSKHPLANLIVQSVHNEDHGGIDSTLAKIRSRFWIPGVRRTIKQIKEKCVTCRKRNKTTLTQQMGKLPSYRLNPSPPFYYCAVDLFGPYTIRDTVKRRTFGKAYGVIFNCLTSRGVYVDLVEGYDKNSFLIALRRFVSIRGYPRMMISDAGTQLVAAGKELKQVVHTWDWDDIKTFGTSKGMQWNIIKSADAPWENGCSEALIKSVKKCLDVAIGDSVMTFSELQTVLFETANVLNERPIGTKNCDPNEGTYLCPNDLLLGRASIRVPNGHYNQDCNPRNRHAFIQNVVNSFWRKWIRDYFHTLIIRQKWHTSYRNLKKGDLVLVQDSNALRGKWKLGQVDEAIPSLDGNVRDVTVRYKNIGGSGTDYQNVTDTKIRRSVHRLVLLLPVEEQTNVTV, from the coding sequence ATGGATTCACAAGACAAGCCTGAAGATGGAGATAAATTGAATAAGATAAAATTACGGAAGAAGAAACGAAGCACAGCAAAAGGTCAGTTTCACAGAGTGTTCAATAGATTCAAAGaacaaactaaaacagaaaATGGTGAGGTTCTCCAGGAAATACTTAAAGACATGGAACATGCATATGAAAAATTAGAAGGGGAACATTCTGCTTATTTAAATATCCTTGACTCTGATGATGAAACAGAGGGAGACATAATTAACACTGCTAACTCCGATATGGACAAGAACTACAGTCAATTATGCGACGCAAGAGCCGATTTAGTCATGATAAATAGGAAAAACAAAGAAGATAAATCAAAGGTAAACACAACAAAGGAACATCCAAATACTGTTAAAGTCAAACGTTTAGAGGCCCCAACATTTAGTGGAAATGTAAGAGAGTATCCCAGCTTTAGAAATGATTACTCAAAATTAATGACTCCGGATCCCTTTGCATTAAAACAGTGTTTGTCCGGAGAAGCTTTGAAAACGGTTCAAGGAGTTGATGATAACTTCACTGCAATGTTCAAAAGGTTAGACATGAAATATGGAAGAGAAGAGCGCATTGCTGAATCAGTTTTATATGAACTTAAATCGCTCAAAAAGGTATCTGATGGTGACAATAAAGGGTTCATACAGACAATAGATATAATTGAGCTATGCTGGTTAGATTTGTGTAAAATGAAGATGGAAAGGGAAATGGACACTGCAACTATGATGAGTCAAATAGAGGTACTTTTACCGACAATTCAGAAAAGGGAATGGGCTATTCGAAAACAAAGGGACCGATCGCTCAAATTTAAAGACTTTATGAATTTCCTACTCgaagaaaaaaatgcaatggAGTACATTGAATCAGATTTACGGGAAGGTGCCACAAGCATTAAAAGTGCTGCTCATGTTGTGCAGGTAGGAGAAGATCAGTCATCAATTCAGGTACTTCTAAAGGAAAATCAGGTTATCATGAAGCAGATGGTTAATGGTTTAGCTCAAGTTACTGAAGCTGTTCAACGTCGTAGACCAAATCAGGACACAGATGGAAAATTCGATCGGCAAAATCAGAATAAGGCCTTGAATCAGAAAAAATGTTGGTATCACGAAACTGATAGACATGATATTGGACAGTGCTATGCGTTTTTTAATTTGGATGAACAAAGCAAAGTTCAACTGTTACGGAAAAATGGGTGTTGCTTTAGTTGTCTCAAGACTGGACATTTATCTCGTGATTGCAGCAGACGAAATCCTTGTGACATAATCAATGAAGATCATACAAAATGCGGAAAATATCACCATCCTGCTCTTCATGGCATTCCAGTATCTGCTTTGGCATTTCACAATTCAATGGACATTGTTAATGATGATCGTGGTCGGGAAGACGTTATTTTAATGGTAAGCAACGTTACATGCAACGGAATTCAGGTGGCCACCTTATGGGATCCAGGTTCGAACATTTCTTTGATTACTCGTGAATTGGCAGGAAAATTGAATCTAAAGGGACGTAACGTAACACTGTCAGTAACAAAGGTTGGAAACAGCACTGATAGTATTCAAAGTAAGGAGTTCATTCTACCATTAAGTGACGCTCATGGCGAAACCTGGCAAATCAAGGTATATGGTATGGACGAGATAACGGCAGATGTATCTAAAGTAAATGTTCAAAATGTTGTCAATTTGTTCAGAGGCATCAAGACAAGCGATATTGTTAGACCGACAGGTaaaattgaacttttgattgGCACTGATTGTTGCGCCTTATTACCTACCAAGATTGATCAGATTGGGAACTTGCAACTGATGAAGAATCAATTCGGATACTGCTTACGAGGAAGTCATACTATGTTACAATCCTATGAAAACATCAATAACAATGCTGTTAGAATCAATCATGCATCAGGaataatacataatattaaTGACATGCACATTGAAAATTTACCCCTTAAAGAAAGCATTGATAAATTCTATGAAATAGAAAGTCTTGGAATTAGCTGCACACCTAAATGTGGGAACTGTAAATGCGGAAAATGCCCAATCGGGAACAACAACTATACTATTCAGGATGAGAGGGAGTTAATAATGATACGAAACGGGCTCAATTATGATTCTGCAAGTCAAAAGTGGGAAGCATCGTATCCATGGAAAAGGAGTCCAAGTGAATTGCCTAATAATGTTAACTCAGCTAAGGCTAAACTCTTATCAACGGAGAAACGCTTGCATAAGATGGGAAAAGAATATAGTGAGTCGtatcaaaatcaaattgaagACATGGTTAAACGGAATGTAGCCAGGAAATTGACAGAAAAGGAAATTCAACAATATGAAGGCCCAGTACATTACATTCATCATCATGAAGTATTAAAACCAGAATCGAAATCTACACCAATCAGAATAGTCTTCAATTCGTCAGCTTCGTACATGGGACACGTACTCAACGAATACTGGGCAAAGGGACCTAATGTAATAAATGATCTATTAGGAGTACTTTTGAGATTTCGTCAGGAGAGAGTAGCCACAGCAGGAGATATATCGAAAATGTACAATTCTGTAAACCTGTCTCTACTAGACCAACATACTCACAGGTTTGTGTGGAGAGATATGGATTCAAGTAAGCTACCAGACCATTACGTATTACAAACTGTTACATTTGGAGATAAACCAAGCGGTGCTATCGCAACCATTGCACTTCAAATGACTGCTGACATGTGTTCACATACATATCCAGATACAGCTCAAATGATCAACAAAAATAGCTACGTTGACGACATTTTGGTGTCAAAAGAAACAATGAATGAGGCAAAAAACCTGATTCAGAACTGTGACAACATTCTCCACAAAGGAGGATTTGCTATAAAACATTGGATTGTATCAGGAGATTCTAATGATGAAATGGAAGGACTAAACGTTGTCAGAACAGATGAAGAGAAAATACTTGGTATGATATGGCAACCAATGTCGgatacatttacattaaaaatcaaGCTAAACTTCTCGCCGAAGCGAAAGGGAGTTCGAACAGGTTTTAACTTAAATGCACAACAGATCGACGATATCCCACAGAACTTGACTCGTCGAATGGTTCTAAGTCAGGTGTCAAGTATCTACGATCCTCTTGGTTTGGTAACTCCGTATATTTTATCTGCCAAACTTCTAATGCGAAGCATGTGTACAAAGTCAGACATAGGTTGGGATACACCACTAGATGAACAATTAACCACAACATGGATTGAGTTTTTCAGAGGTTTGTTTGAACTTGAGAACATTAAAGTACCGAGACGCTTAAAACCAGAGTTCACTATTGGAAGCCCGACATTGGTAATATTTTCGGATGCAAGTCAAGTGGCATACGGAGCATGTGCGTATGTTCGATGGCAAACTGGCAATAATTATGAGACTAGACTTCTTTTTTCCAAGAATAGGATTGCGCCTACAAAACAGTTATCTATTCCAAGACTCGAACTTTGTGCAGCCATTCTTGCGGCTCGAATGAGACAAAAAATCATTCAAGAAATGGACTGGGAATTTGTAAAGGTAATTCATATAACTGACTCAATGATTGTTCGAGCACAGATCCAAAAAGAAAGCTACGGATTTGGAACATTTGTTGCAACGAGAGTTGCGGAAATACAAAGTATTACCGATCCTACTGATTGGTATTGGATTCAAGGGAACCTTAACCCAGCCGACTTAGTAACTAGACCAACACAGCCTGATATCTTGGATGAAAATTCTGTATGGCAAAGAGGTCCAGAATTCATGAGAGAGTCTATCGATTGTTGGCCAACAAGACAAGATAGTACTATAGAATCGAAACAACTTCCAGACGTAGTCAGTGTGACACTATGTATTGATAAGAGAAATGTAAAGATAGCACCTACTCTTATCGATATTGATATATCCCGATTCTCAAGATTGGAAAAGTTACTCCGTGTGACTGCACTCGTGTTAAGTATaattaaaaggaaaacatttaGAGGGACATTTCACACGTTAAACACCAAATCAATTAAGCAAGCAGAACATATGTGGGTCAAAGAGGCACAAGGAGAAATCACTGAGAATTTCATGACACTATTTCAGAGACTAGGCCCTTATAAAAGACAGGATGGAATCATTGTTGTCGGACAGAGGATGGCTGATTGGATTAAGGAATCATGGAACCAAACGGAATTTGTTCTTATACCATCAAAACACCCTTTAGCAAATCTTATCGTACAATCTGTTCATAATGAGGATCACGGTGGAATTGATTCAACTTTAGCGAAGATTAGAAGCAGGTTTTGGATACCTGGTGTTAGGCGCACCATAAAACAGATCAAGGAAAAATGTGTGACAtgtagaaaaagaaacaaaactacttTGACACAGCAGATGGGGAAGCTTCCGTCATATAGATTGAATCCATCGCCACCTTTTTACTACTGTGCAGTAGATTTATTCGGACCGTATACCATCCGTGATACAGTCAAAAGAAGGACATTTGGGAAAGCGTATGGAGTGATTTTTAACTGTCTGACTAGCAGAGGCGTATATGTTGACCTTGTTGAAGGATATGATAAGAACAGTTTTTTGATTGCGCTAAGAAGGTTTGTCTCGATTCGTGGATATCCAAGAATGATGATTTCTGATGCCGGAACGCAGTTAGTTGCTGCAGGAAAAGAACTTAAGCAAGTTGTGCATACATGGGATTGGGACgatattaaaacatttggaACTAGTAAAGGAATGCAAtggaatataataaaatcagCTGATGCACCATGGGAAAATGGTTGTAGCGAAGCTCTTATCAAATCTGTTAAGAAATGTCTTGATGTTGCCATAGGGGATTCAGTGATGACATTTTCAGAATTGCAAACTGTATTATTTGAGACTGCTAATGTGTTAAATGAAAGACCGATAGGTACAAAGAACTGTGATCCGAATGAAGGGACATACCTATGTCCGAATGATTTATTGCTCGGGAGAGCTAGTATTCGAGTTCCGAACGGACATTACAATCAGGATTGTAATCCAAGAAACCGTCATGCATTTATCCAGAACGTAGTGAATTCATTTTGGCGAAAGTGGATTCGTGATTATTTTCATACGTTGATTATAAGACAGAAATGGCATACATCATATAGAAATCTCAAGAAAGGTGACTTGGTTTTAGTACAAGACAGCAATGCTTTGCGTGGAAAATGGAAACTGGGGCAGGTTGACGAGGCGATTCCGAGTCTTGATGGAAATGTTCGTGATGTTACCGTGCGTTACAAAAACATAGGAGGTAGTGGAACCGATTATCAAAATGTCACAGATACAAAAATTCGTCGTTCAGTGCACAGACTAGTCTTACTACTTCCTGTTGAAGAACAAACAAATGTTACTGTTTAA